AGGAGCATGATGATGTATGCGACTGCAAACTGGCACATGTGAAGCAGCGATCGAATGGACTGCTCGAGCAAAGTTGGGCGGAACTGTTGCTGCTGGATTGGTGTGGGTACTGCACGGAACGAAGTGTTCTTGCCGATTAGGTTGCTGTTGCTGGATTGCGCTTCGTTGGTCGGCGGTGGAGAGGTGGCCATGCGCTTGCGGATGATGTAGGCATCGTACTCCTTGGAGCCCCGACGAAGGGCCTCGAGGAGCATAACGAGGAGGATGACTCCAATGCATGAGCCGGCGAACATGCCCGACGAAGTGATGTGCCAGCTGCTCGACAGGAAGCCTCGGCGGGGGTTAGACTAGTCAAGCGAGTTTTCGTTGCCGCTGATGAACTCACAAGCATCGACAGTGTACCAGTTCCACAGCATCTGCGTCTTCATCAGTGAAAGTGTGTACATGTGTGTATGCGAACATACTGAGATCTTGCAGCTATTACCGCCGCCATGTCC
Above is a genomic segment from Fulvia fulva chromosome 3, complete sequence containing:
- a CDS encoding Copper transport protein ctr4 — encoded protein: MDMSVMSSMTSMDGMDSTATTTAAMPSSTTTMDMGGMDMGGHGGGNSCKISMLWNWYTVDACFLSSSWHITSSGMFAGSCIGVILLVMLLEALRRGSKEYDAYIIRKRMATSPPPTNEAQSSNSNLIGKNTSFRAVPTPIQQQQFRPTLLEQSIRSLLHMCQFAVAYIIMLLAMYFNGYIIICIFIGAFLGSFAFDWTTTNKDSEGTYCCG